Proteins encoded by one window of Lactobacillus paragasseri:
- a CDS encoding MerR family transcriptional regulator: protein MANDKLLSISEFAKLAGTTRRTLIFYDQKDVFKPMKIEETGYRYYSYEPLYQIGFILGLRDLGFSVEEIKDYLGGSSRDALNKKLISLKNKIELRIQNLKQLLAILRQKENDNFQLTDVDFYVVKECFLPDHDFWCSDPKADCSEAEIASSCNQFYQELGTGVMANKNLSGFITDLPQAKANTYANSGFRIIKKIIQSKSQHPDY from the coding sequence GTGGCCAATGATAAATTATTATCAATTTCTGAATTTGCTAAACTTGCAGGCACTACCAGACGAACTTTGATATTTTATGATCAAAAAGATGTCTTTAAGCCAATGAAGATCGAAGAAACTGGTTATCGCTACTATAGTTATGAGCCACTCTATCAAATTGGTTTTATCTTGGGATTACGTGATTTAGGATTTTCGGTAGAAGAAATTAAAGATTATTTGGGTGGTTCTAGCAGGGATGCCTTGAATAAAAAATTAATTTCTTTAAAGAATAAGATCGAACTTCGTATCCAAAATTTAAAGCAACTCCTAGCTATTTTGCGTCAAAAAGAAAATGACAACTTTCAACTAACTGATGTCGATTTTTATGTTGTGAAAGAATGTTTTTTACCTGATCACGACTTTTGGTGTTCGGATCCTAAGGCTGATTGTTCTGAAGCAGAAATTGCCTCTTCATGTAATCAGTTTTATCAAGAACTTGGTACAGGGGTTATGGCCAATAAGAACTTATCTGGATTTATCACGGATTTACCTCAGGCAAAAGCTAATACCTATGCCAATTCCGGTTTTAGAATTATTAAAAAAATCATACAATCAAAAAGTCAACATCCCGATTATTAG
- the uidA gene encoding beta-glucuronidase, whose product MESALYPIQNKYRFNTLMNGTWQFETDPNSVGLDEGWNKELPDPEEMPVPGTFAELTTKRDRKYYTGDFWYQKDFFIPSFLKKKELYIRFGSVTHRAKVFINGHEVGQHEGGFLPFQVKISNYINYDQTNRVTVLVNNELSEKAIPCGTEEILDNGQKLAQPYFDFFNYSGIMRNVWLLALPQSQITNFKLNYQLANNKATITYNIEANNNAEFKVTLFDNQKEVACATSKNTSSLTIKNPHLWSPNDPYSYKIKIEMLEDGKTVDEYTDKIGIRTVKIVNDKILLNNHPIYLKGFGKHEDFNVLGKAVNESIIKRDYECMKWIGANCFRSSHYPYAEEWYQYADKYGFLIIDEVPAVGLNRSITNFLNVTNSNQSHFFASKTVPELKKVHEQEIKEMIDRDQRHPSVIAWSLFNEPESTTQESYDYFKDIFAFARKLDPQNRPYTGTLVMGSGPKVDKLHPLCDFVCLNRYYGWYVAGGPEIVNAKKMLEDELDGWQNLKLNKPFVFTEFGADTLSSSHRLPDEMWSQEYQNEYYQMYFDIFKKYPFICGELVWNFADFKTSEGIMRVGGNDKGIFTRDREPKDIAFTLKKRWQQLN is encoded by the coding sequence ATGGAATCTGCACTATATCCAATTCAAAATAAATATCGGTTTAACACTTTAATGAATGGCACTTGGCAATTTGAAACTGATCCTAACTCTGTTGGTCTTGACGAGGGATGGAATAAAGAGTTGCCTGATCCTGAAGAAATGCCTGTACCAGGTACGTTTGCAGAATTAACTACTAAGCGAGACCGTAAATACTATACTGGAGACTTTTGGTATCAAAAAGACTTCTTTATTCCTTCATTTCTAAAGAAGAAAGAACTTTATATCCGTTTTGGTTCGGTTACTCATCGCGCAAAAGTATTTATTAATGGACATGAAGTCGGTCAACATGAAGGTGGTTTTTTACCATTTCAAGTAAAAATTTCAAATTATATTAATTACGACCAAACTAATCGTGTAACTGTTTTAGTCAATAACGAATTATCTGAAAAAGCTATTCCTTGCGGCACCGAAGAAATCTTAGATAACGGTCAAAAACTTGCTCAACCTTATTTTGATTTCTTCAATTATTCTGGCATTATGCGGAATGTCTGGCTCTTAGCACTTCCTCAAAGCCAAATCACTAATTTTAAACTAAATTATCAATTAGCAAATAATAAGGCAACAATTACCTACAATATCGAGGCAAATAATAATGCTGAATTTAAAGTAACACTTTTCGATAATCAAAAAGAAGTAGCGTGTGCTACTTCTAAAAATACTAGTAGTTTAACAATTAAGAATCCGCACCTTTGGAGTCCAAACGATCCGTATTCATACAAAATAAAGATTGAAATGCTCGAAGACGGAAAAACAGTTGACGAATACACAGATAAAATTGGTATCCGCACAGTTAAAATTGTGAATGATAAAATCTTGCTCAATAATCACCCAATTTATTTAAAAGGCTTTGGCAAGCACGAAGATTTTAATGTTTTAGGCAAAGCAGTTAACGAAAGCATTATCAAACGCGACTACGAATGCATGAAATGGATTGGCGCTAACTGTTTTAGAAGCAGTCACTATCCTTACGCCGAAGAATGGTATCAATATGCCGATAAATATGGCTTTTTAATTATTGATGAAGTACCCGCTGTTGGTCTTAATCGTTCAATAACTAACTTTCTTAATGTAACTAATTCTAATCAGTCGCACTTTTTTGCTTCGAAAACTGTGCCTGAATTAAAAAAGGTCCATGAACAAGAAATAAAAGAAATGATCGATCGCGACCAGCGTCACCCTTCAGTGATTGCCTGGAGTTTATTCAATGAACCAGAATCAACTACTCAAGAATCCTATGACTATTTCAAAGATATTTTTGCCTTTGCGAGAAAATTGGATCCACAAAATCGTCCTTATACTGGAACTTTAGTTATGGGTAGCGGTCCAAAAGTGGATAAGCTTCACCCACTTTGTGACTTTGTCTGCTTAAACCGTTATTATGGTTGGTACGTTGCTGGTGGTCCTGAAATCGTTAATGCTAAAAAGATGCTGGAAGATGAACTAGACGGCTGGCAAAACTTAAAGCTTAATAAACCATTTGTCTTTACTGAGTTTGGCGCTGATACATTATCTTCTTCTCATCGCCTTCCAGATGAAATGTGGAGCCAAGAATATCAAAATGAATATTATCAAATGTATTTTGATATATTTAAGAAATATCCATTTATTTGTGGCGAATTAGTTTGGAACTTTGCTGACTTTAAGACGAGTGAAGGAATCATGCGTGTTGGTGGTAACGATAAAGGAATTTTTACTCGCGATCGTGAACCTAAAGATATTGCCTTTACCTTGAAAAAGAGATGGCAACAATTAAATTAA
- the bsh gene encoding choloylglycine hydrolase, protein MCTSILYSPKDHYFGRNLDYEIAYGQKVVITPKNYEFEFTDLPAEKSHYAMIGVAAVADNTPLYCDAINEKGLGVAGLSFAGQGKYFPNAADKKNIASFEFISYLLATYETVDQVKESLTNANISNVSFAKNTPASELHWLVGDKTGKSIVVESDEKGLHVYNNPVNALTNAPLFPEQLTNLANYASVVPGEPDNNFLPGVNLKLYSRSLGTHHLPGGMDSESRFVKVCFALNHAPKDSDEVENVTNFFHILESVEQAKGMDQVGPNSFEYTMYTSCMNLEKGILYFNCYDDSRISAVDMNKEDLDSSDLVVYDLFKKQDISFIN, encoded by the coding sequence ATGTGTACATCAATTTTATACAGTCCTAAAGACCATTATTTTGGCAGAAATCTTGATTATGAAATTGCTTATGGTCAAAAAGTGGTTATTACACCAAAAAATTATGAATTCGAGTTTACCGATTTACCAGCTGAAAAATCACATTATGCAATGATTGGTGTAGCTGCTGTAGCAGACAATACTCCATTATATTGCGATGCAATTAATGAAAAAGGATTGGGAGTTGCTGGTTTAAGCTTTGCTGGACAAGGGAAGTATTTTCCAAATGCAGCAGATAAAAAGAATATTGCTTCATTTGAATTTATTTCATATTTATTAGCTACTTATGAAACTGTTGATCAAGTCAAAGAAAGCCTAACTAATGCAAATATTTCTAATGTGAGTTTTGCTAAAAATACCCCAGCTTCAGAACTTCACTGGCTAGTAGGAGATAAAACTGGTAAGAGTATTGTTGTTGAGTCAGATGAAAAGGGCTTGCATGTTTATAACAATCCAGTAAATGCTTTGACGAACGCACCTTTATTTCCAGAGCAGTTAACTAATTTGGCAAACTATGCTTCAGTTGTTCCAGGCGAACCTGATAATAATTTTTTACCCGGTGTTAATCTTAAGTTATATAGTCGTAGCTTAGGTACGCATCACTTACCAGGCGGGATGGATTCAGAATCACGTTTTGTTAAGGTATGTTTTGCCTTGAATCACGCACCAAAAGATAGTGATGAGGTAGAAAATGTTACTAATTTCTTTCATATTTTAGAATCTGTTGAACAAGCAAAAGGGATGGATCAAGTTGGTCCTAATAGTTTTGAATATACGATGTATACTAGCTGTATGAATCTGGAAAAAGGAATTTTGTACTTTAATTGCTATGATGACAGTAGAATTAGTGCTGTTGATATGAACAAAGAAGATTTGGATTCATCAGACTTAGTTGTATATGATTTGTTTAAGAAACAAGATATTAGTTTCATAAATTAA
- the brnQ gene encoding branched-chain amino acid transport system II carrier protein translates to MKIKKASIRQSMIIASLIFGMLFGAGNLIFPVHLGQLAGSNWLIASSGFLVSGVLLPLMALLAISITRSNGIYDLALPNGRYYALIFLILVHATLGPLFATPRTATVPYEIGIAPYLSKSANTWGLLIYSAIFFSLVYIFSNYEGKITTLIGKVLNPLFLLLLFLIFLLAFIHPLGSGNTAAITASYARHAFSNGFLQGYNTMDGLAALAFGITIITAIKELGIKKTRQVSIETAKSGFLGIAGVAIIYLALIWLGATSLHQFKLAANGGITLAQISHHYLGTAGDAILATLATITCMTSAMGLVIAFSQDFHRRFPKISYRTFLRINCGLSFLFANLGLDQIIAWSTPILMFLYPLAITLIILGLLSPIFKHDRLVYQITTALTLIPAFFDMLNALPANLHDSQLLQTLLGFAQQYFPFFSLGFGWLTFGIAGLILGLICHVLKVRKRLGLLSE, encoded by the coding sequence ATGAAGATAAAAAAAGCGAGTATTAGGCAGTCAATGATTATTGCATCACTTATTTTCGGAATGTTATTTGGAGCGGGAAATCTTATTTTTCCAGTTCATTTAGGTCAATTAGCAGGTAGCAATTGGCTCATAGCGAGTAGTGGCTTTCTTGTTTCTGGAGTTTTGCTGCCATTAATGGCGCTATTGGCAATTAGTATTACTAGGTCAAATGGAATCTATGATCTTGCATTGCCGAATGGTCGTTACTATGCACTTATCTTTTTAATCCTTGTTCACGCTACTTTAGGACCACTATTTGCAACTCCCCGGACAGCCACTGTTCCTTATGAAATCGGAATTGCTCCTTATTTATCTAAGTCAGCTAATACTTGGGGACTATTAATCTATTCAGCAATTTTCTTTAGTTTAGTTTATATTTTTTCAAATTATGAAGGTAAGATTACTACTTTAATTGGTAAAGTCTTAAATCCTTTGTTTTTGTTATTGCTGTTTCTGATCTTTTTGTTAGCATTTATACATCCATTGGGTTCTGGAAATACTGCTGCTATAACTGCTTCATATGCAAGGCATGCTTTTTCCAATGGATTTTTACAAGGTTATAATACAATGGACGGTTTAGCAGCATTAGCATTTGGAATTACTATTATTACAGCAATTAAAGAATTAGGTATTAAAAAGACAAGACAGGTTTCAATTGAAACAGCCAAAAGTGGTTTTCTAGGAATTGCAGGAGTTGCTATCATATACTTGGCTTTAATTTGGTTGGGAGCAACTAGTTTACATCAATTTAAATTAGCAGCAAATGGTGGAATTACTCTTGCTCAGATTTCACATCATTACTTAGGAACTGCTGGAGATGCGATTTTAGCAACTTTAGCAACCATTACTTGTATGACTTCAGCAATGGGATTAGTAATTGCATTTTCACAAGATTTCCATCGTCGTTTTCCTAAAATTTCATATCGAACATTTTTGCGAATTAATTGTGGTCTTTCATTCCTATTTGCGAATTTGGGTCTTGATCAAATTATTGCATGGTCAACACCAATTTTAATGTTTCTTTATCCACTAGCAATCACATTGATTATTTTAGGATTACTTTCACCAATATTTAAGCATGACCGACTTGTTTACCAGATTACAACTGCGCTGACTCTAATTCCTGCATTCTTTGACATGTTAAATGCATTACCGGCTAACTTACATGACAGCCAATTATTGCAGACATTACTTGGGTTTGCTCAACAATATTTTCCATTTTTCAGTTTGGGCTTTGGTTGGTTAACTTTTGGTATTGCGGGCTTAATCCTTGGATTGATTTGTCATGTATTAAAAGTAAGAAAACGTTTAGGACTACTTAGCGAATAG
- a CDS encoding cupin domain-containing protein: MAKNEEEVKNSVFGFGNSNEAFAKFFKGTSYLKALAESKEAKTAVHNVSFEPGCRNNWHMHTVPQILIAVAGEGWYQEEGKAPQKMLPGDVVIVNPNTKHWHGATKDSWFAHVVVMVGDSKNTWLEPVSDEEYDKLD, translated from the coding sequence ATGGCAAAAAATGAAGAAGAAGTAAAAAATAGTGTTTTTGGATTTGGTAATTCAAATGAAGCTTTTGCAAAATTCTTTAAGGGTACAAGTTACCTCAAGGCTTTAGCAGAAAGTAAAGAAGCTAAGACTGCAGTTCATAATGTAAGTTTTGAACCAGGTTGTCGAAACAATTGGCATATGCACACAGTGCCGCAAATCTTAATCGCTGTAGCTGGTGAAGGCTGGTATCAAGAAGAAGGCAAAGCTCCACAAAAGATGCTGCCAGGAGATGTGGTAATTGTTAATCCAAATACTAAGCATTGGCATGGAGCTACAAAAGATTCCTGGTTTGCTCATGTTGTTGTGATGGTAGGCGACAGTAAGAATACATGGCTTGAACCTGTTTCTGATGAAGAATATGATAAATTAGACTGA
- a CDS encoding Fic family protein, protein MYPDKFNLTQEQNRRFAKKNLVRLVFTTSRFEGLNTTLPQTQTIIDGMSAAGVSIDDTNVIVQLKRGWQYVIREDKPLSLNIEQNINLLVARYDSLDPGSFRTGNVTVELGNSNGEWQPPEINLDQERKFFDELMQKDTSITDKAMTLMYHNMRNQLFWDGNKRTATLAANKLMIDNGAGLINVPLNKWYKWNELISEFYLTGKMDKLKDWTYENGIQGIEFSSDPGVPKPTIDPKDYE, encoded by the coding sequence ATGTATCCAGATAAATTTAATTTAACTCAAGAACAAAATCGGCGTTTTGCAAAGAAAAATTTAGTAAGATTAGTTTTCACTACTTCACGTTTTGAAGGCTTAAATACTACATTACCACAGACTCAAACTATTATTGACGGGATGAGTGCAGCAGGCGTTTCAATTGACGATACTAACGTGATTGTTCAATTAAAACGTGGCTGGCAATATGTAATTAGGGAAGATAAGCCTTTGTCTTTAAATATTGAGCAAAATATTAATTTGCTAGTAGCACGCTATGATTCATTAGATCCTGGTAGTTTTCGTACTGGAAATGTAACAGTAGAATTAGGAAATAGTAATGGCGAGTGGCAACCACCAGAAATTAATTTGGACCAAGAGCGTAAATTCTTTGATGAACTTATGCAAAAGGATACGTCCATTACTGATAAGGCTATGACTTTAATGTATCACAATATGAGAAATCAGCTTTTTTGGGATGGAAATAAAAGAACTGCAACTTTAGCAGCTAATAAATTAATGATTGACAATGGTGCTGGATTAATTAATGTGCCATTAAATAAGTGGTACAAGTGGAATGAATTAATCAGTGAATTTTACTTAACTGGAAAAATGGATAAGTTAAAGGATTGGACTTATGAAAACGGAATTCAGGGAATTGAGTTTTCGTCTGATCCTGGGGTACCTAAGCCAACTATTGATCCAAAAGATTATGAATAA
- a CDS encoding DUF3021 family protein has protein sequence MKIWQKALDYFVTGMGFGAIIYLVILGVTYENIGDLRVPLNSVFIVFVCSELIGELSFLFKTSLPYFWALILHLIGTFALFSIMILLNHWLINWQTLLIFVITYAIIWLIIRLIQEKDIRRINRQIKKRNG, from the coding sequence ATGAAAATATGGCAAAAAGCTTTAGACTATTTTGTAACAGGCATGGGATTTGGCGCAATTATTTATTTAGTAATTTTGGGAGTAACTTATGAAAATATCGGCGATCTAAGAGTCCCCTTAAACAGTGTATTCATAGTATTTGTATGTAGTGAATTAATTGGAGAATTGAGTTTCTTATTTAAAACATCCTTACCATATTTCTGGGCATTGATTTTACATCTGATAGGAACTTTTGCATTGTTTTCAATAATGATACTTTTAAATCATTGGTTAATTAACTGGCAAACTTTACTTATTTTTGTTATTACATATGCAATTATTTGGCTCATAATTAGATTAATTCAAGAAAAAGACATTCGCCGGATTAATCGTCAAATTAAGAAACGTAACGGTTGA
- a CDS encoding LytTR family DNA-binding domain-containing protein, with amino-acid sequence MDVEFHSNPNLEEDQIEVKVISARQTTNVNNLLSYIKNFDKKVDSLLPVKTEDRILTIKIEEIIKVEVEKTELSFYTTNAVIKTNGRLYQILEKLNNDFVQVSKHGIINLNYLESLEAGFTGNMIAKLAFKQKTDVSRRYLPELEKKLGL; translated from the coding sequence GTGGATGTCGAATTTCATTCAAATCCTAATCTAGAAGAGGATCAAATCGAAGTTAAAGTGATTTCTGCAAGACAAACGACTAACGTAAATAATCTTTTATCGTATATAAAGAATTTTGATAAAAAAGTAGATTCTCTTTTACCTGTGAAAACTGAAGATCGAATTTTAACAATTAAGATAGAAGAAATTATCAAAGTAGAAGTCGAAAAGACAGAATTAAGTTTTTATACGACTAATGCTGTGATTAAAACTAATGGTCGTTTGTATCAGATTCTGGAAAAGTTAAATAATGATTTTGTCCAAGTATCAAAGCATGGAATTATTAATTTGAATTATCTTGAATCACTTGAAGCAGGCTTTACTGGTAATATGATTGCCAAGCTTGCTTTTAAACAGAAGACAGATGTTTCAAGAAGATACTTACCTGAGTTAGAAAAGAAGTTGGGATTATAA
- a CDS encoding ABC transporter permease yields the protein MFALIKRNTKIYFANKPGVIMSCFGALISFVIYIGFLQQNLVNSWQHVSHAKQLLDLWMLGGIVSIAGITTSFQALGQMVNDKENRAIDDMKLTALTPISESMAYVVSATIVSFLMQIITFAVMAVYFSVVDKADVVHNAYLPCLGFMLLGALGATLLNLIIVMFINSSTTFSRLSAVIGAAAGFMVATYMPYGTLSKTAQNIVKLFPSSYEAASFRSLLLNKLSQQDVPTRMRDQLIEYLGIHFKFGSHQLNNFDNALVMIGMIVLLAVIIVILALLLNRKKK from the coding sequence ATGTTTGCTTTAATTAAAAGAAATACTAAAATTTACTTTGCTAATAAACCAGGCGTAATTATGTCATGCTTTGGAGCATTGATTTCATTTGTAATTTATATTGGATTTTTACAGCAAAATCTTGTTAATTCCTGGCAACATGTTAGTCACGCAAAACAATTATTAGATCTTTGGATGCTAGGCGGAATTGTATCAATTGCCGGAATTACTACATCTTTTCAAGCACTGGGTCAAATGGTTAATGATAAAGAAAATCGAGCAATTGATGACATGAAATTAACTGCTCTAACTCCTATTAGTGAAAGCATGGCTTATGTTGTATCAGCTACTATTGTCAGCTTTCTGATGCAAATTATTACATTTGCTGTTATGGCAGTATATTTTTCAGTAGTTGATAAAGCAGATGTAGTGCACAATGCATATTTACCTTGCTTAGGCTTCATGCTTTTGGGCGCACTTGGCGCAACATTATTAAATTTAATCATTGTAATGTTTATCAATTCTTCGACTACTTTTAGCCGTTTATCAGCTGTGATTGGTGCGGCGGCAGGATTTATGGTAGCAACTTATATGCCATACGGAACTTTATCAAAAACTGCTCAAAATATAGTAAAATTATTTCCAAGTAGTTATGAAGCAGCAAGTTTTAGAAGTCTGCTTTTGAATAAATTAAGTCAGCAAGATGTGCCAACTAGAATGCGAGATCAATTAATTGAATATTTAGGAATTCATTTTAAATTTGGATCTCATCAGCTAAATAATTTCGATAATGCTTTAGTAATGATCGGGATGATTGTACTTTTAGCAGTTATTATTGTTATATTGGCACTTTTGCTTAATAGAAAGAAGAAATAG
- a CDS encoding ABC transporter ATP-binding protein, with translation MLIETYNLTKKYGKKLALNKVNLKVDRGQLVAYLGTNGAGKSTTINILTGLLKPTSGTITYAKNLKIGVVFQSSVLDDVLSVNENLNLRAQMYRDVSKAWLEQLIDLIGIRSFLHQKYGTLSGGQKRRVDIARALIDHPDILFLDEPTTGLDLQTRIVIWNLLQKLQKEQGLTIFLTTHYLEEAENADQMYILENGQVLANGSAYEIKDKYAPSKLVITLKEKQRLITTYPVIERNKETEIDGLDPHEVITLLHENQASIKSFEYRQGSIDDAFIKIAGKELQ, from the coding sequence ATGTTAATTGAAACTTATAATTTAACTAAAAAATATGGTAAAAAGTTGGCTTTGAATAAAGTCAATCTAAAAGTTGATCGTGGTCAACTAGTGGCTTATCTGGGAACTAACGGAGCAGGAAAATCGACTACGATTAATATTTTAACTGGATTGTTAAAACCAACCAGTGGAACGATAACTTATGCTAAAAATTTAAAGATTGGTGTTGTTTTTCAAAGTAGTGTTCTTGATGATGTCTTAAGTGTAAATGAGAATCTTAATTTAAGGGCGCAGATGTATCGTGATGTTTCAAAAGCATGGCTTGAGCAGCTAATTGATTTGATTGGTATTCGGAGTTTCCTTCATCAAAAATATGGTACTCTTTCGGGCGGTCAAAAAAGAAGAGTAGATATTGCTAGAGCTTTAATTGATCATCCTGATATTTTGTTTTTAGATGAACCAACTACTGGTTTGGATTTACAAACGCGGATCGTAATCTGGAATTTACTGCAGAAGCTTCAGAAAGAACAGGGATTAACGATTTTTCTGACAACGCACTATTTGGAAGAAGCAGAAAATGCAGATCAAATGTATATTTTAGAAAATGGACAAGTACTAGCTAATGGATCGGCTTATGAGATTAAAGATAAATATGCCCCAAGTAAATTAGTAATCACGCTAAAAGAAAAGCAACGATTAATAACTACATATCCAGTTATTGAAAGAAATAAAGAAACTGAAATTGATGGACTTGATCCTCATGAAGTAATTACGCTGCTGCATGAGAATCAAGCTAGTATAAAATCTTTTGAATACCGACAAGGTTCCATTGATGACGCCTTTATTAAAATCGCTGGAAAGGAGCTACAATAA